One Sphingobacteruim zhuxiongii DNA window includes the following coding sequences:
- a CDS encoding alpha amylase family protein, with translation MSKIMRRLYALLAICIGLQSTACSTESKSVEEPGENEVHVKPKYLWFDAEANFERFSNKDSIDYYVKKAKDVGFTDIVVDVKPIYGKALYKSSFIPELTTVGSYSRTIDWDYLQYFIDQAKKNKLRVTVSTTFFPAGHPGDQSGLVYEDKKWDGKTGIAYTSNNELIDIRNDKTKVAAFMNPLDPDVRKFVIDMVREIVTKYDVQGYILDYCRFSGIETEFSETTRKAFEDYMGEKVPNFPRDIFYYQNNQKVEGRFAKKWYEFRAMVIHDYVKEIKETAKGIKPDIKIEYWAASWYNALYANGQNWASKKYDTHAENTWATENYKNAGFAEHLDAFQIGTYLNTIYGKNDPESIEYGLIRGKRLLKGDTKLYGSIYALNHKDNIEQAIDLCLKESEGLMVFDIVQVIGFNQWDAIKRGIANSGF, from the coding sequence ATGAGTAAAATAATGAGACGCTTATATGCGTTACTTGCGATCTGCATAGGTTTGCAGAGTACGGCTTGTTCTACGGAGAGTAAATCCGTAGAAGAGCCTGGAGAGAATGAAGTCCATGTCAAACCAAAGTATCTATGGTTTGACGCGGAAGCAAATTTCGAACGCTTTTCCAATAAGGATAGCATAGACTATTATGTGAAAAAGGCGAAAGATGTCGGCTTTACAGATATTGTTGTCGATGTGAAACCTATTTACGGAAAAGCATTGTATAAATCGAGTTTTATTCCGGAATTGACTACTGTTGGCTCATATTCTAGAACCATTGATTGGGATTATTTGCAGTATTTTATTGATCAAGCAAAGAAGAACAAATTGCGTGTTACGGTTTCTACGACCTTTTTCCCTGCAGGTCATCCGGGCGATCAAAGTGGCTTAGTCTATGAAGATAAGAAGTGGGACGGCAAAACCGGGATCGCTTATACGAGCAATAATGAACTGATTGATATTCGTAATGATAAGACCAAAGTGGCCGCGTTTATGAATCCTTTAGATCCTGATGTACGCAAGTTTGTAATAGATATGGTTCGCGAGATTGTAACAAAATACGATGTGCAGGGCTATATCTTAGACTATTGTCGCTTTTCTGGGATTGAGACGGAATTCTCCGAAACAACTCGCAAAGCTTTTGAAGATTATATGGGCGAGAAGGTTCCTAATTTCCCACGCGATATCTTTTACTACCAAAATAACCAAAAGGTAGAAGGGCGTTTTGCGAAGAAATGGTATGAGTTTCGTGCAATGGTCATTCATGATTATGTGAAGGAAATTAAAGAAACTGCAAAAGGGATTAAACCAGATATTAAGATCGAATACTGGGCAGCTTCATGGTATAATGCCCTATATGCGAATGGTCAGAACTGGGCGAGCAAGAAGTATGATACCCATGCGGAGAATACATGGGCGACAGAGAACTATAAGAATGCTGGTTTTGCCGAGCACTTAGATGCTTTTCAAATCGGAACATATTTGAATACGATTTACGGTAAAAATGATCCAGAGAGTATCGAATATGGTTTGATTCGTGGTAAGCGTTTGTTGAAGGGCGACACGAAGTTATATGGCTCGATTTACGCCTTAAATCATAAAGATAATATTGAGCAAGCAATTGATCTGTGTTTAAAAGAATCGGAAGGATTAATGGTCTTTGATATTGTGCAGGTTATTGGGTTCAACCAATGGGACGCTATCAAAAGAGGTATTGCGAATTCTGGATTTTAA
- a CDS encoding DUF5018 domain-containing protein: protein MKRYRFLFYASMLLFLFLQACKEQDVKFSGSNAKFQAIQIQKFDYENSRGLGTVYKGEYNEAGDTVYFHVTYFPDETAPSATDWQIQGSLAQGVLVRPALGGVKDLSQPLNLEITASDGVAKSNVVLKLLVYQIEYGDLDYGFGRYNKLFEKNAAALGLTADNQRNFAVVDDYLVVGNGASDLLVFNKRTGEKSTTKIQKPAGLNVWSVFTDEDGILHASNGVNFSGTSSGTLTIYRWKNGINAAPELFHQMSTAGFAVSGASYISNAAIKGSSSKDAQIMFDIDGRGRGENKALRLAVVAGKVEGAPDLFTKPVNSVWNGKVVPMSSTSRAPFVGAMLGFPPSMGVQSNSGVSMFTVNAANSNFLNMLIGGLHYFEFNHAKYLAVSTVNWGSDYRLLIFNMDDLSLVASSKENASEYESFNVFSEDLLMKNVASAGDVTVQVQPDGKTALVYVLGVQSGIAAYELTIVGGK from the coding sequence ATGAAAAGATATAGATTCCTATTTTATGCAAGCATGCTGCTCTTCTTGTTTTTGCAAGCGTGCAAGGAGCAAGATGTGAAGTTTAGCGGCTCGAATGCTAAATTTCAGGCAATTCAAATTCAGAAATTTGACTACGAGAATAGTCGCGGTTTAGGAACCGTTTATAAGGGCGAATATAATGAAGCCGGTGATACGGTTTATTTCCATGTGACCTATTTTCCAGATGAGACTGCACCTTCAGCAACTGATTGGCAGATTCAAGGGAGCTTAGCACAGGGGGTATTGGTACGTCCTGCTTTGGGAGGCGTTAAAGATTTATCCCAACCTTTAAATCTAGAGATTACCGCTTCGGATGGAGTGGCTAAGTCTAATGTCGTACTCAAATTGTTAGTCTATCAGATTGAATATGGAGATCTCGATTATGGTTTTGGACGCTACAATAAGTTGTTTGAAAAGAACGCGGCAGCCTTAGGTTTAACAGCAGATAATCAACGAAATTTTGCTGTTGTAGATGATTATTTAGTGGTGGGGAACGGTGCGTCAGATTTATTGGTTTTCAATAAGCGTACAGGGGAAAAGAGCACCACGAAGATTCAGAAGCCTGCTGGCTTGAATGTTTGGTCTGTCTTCACCGATGAGGATGGTATTTTACATGCCAGTAATGGCGTTAACTTCTCGGGAACTTCTTCGGGTACTTTGACCATCTATCGCTGGAAAAACGGTATTAATGCGGCTCCTGAGTTGTTTCATCAGATGAGTACAGCAGGATTCGCGGTGTCTGGAGCGTCTTATATTTCGAATGCTGCTATCAAAGGCTCCTCGAGCAAGGATGCACAGATTATGTTTGATATCGATGGTCGCGGAAGAGGAGAGAATAAAGCATTACGCCTAGCTGTTGTTGCTGGAAAAGTAGAAGGAGCACCCGATTTATTTACGAAACCTGTAAACTCGGTTTGGAATGGTAAGGTAGTACCTATGTCAAGTACTAGTCGCGCACCTTTCGTTGGAGCCATGTTAGGTTTCCCACCAAGTATGGGGGTTCAAAGCAATTCGGGCGTTTCGATGTTTACAGTAAACGCAGCGAACAGCAATTTCTTGAATATGCTTATCGGTGGATTGCATTATTTCGAATTTAACCATGCGAAATATCTTGCTGTATCTACTGTGAACTGGGGGTCAGATTATCGCTTGCTCATCTTTAACATGGATGACTTAAGTCTAGTTGCTTCCTCAAAAGAGAATGCCAGTGAATACGAATCGTTTAATGTATTCTCAGAAGATTTATTGATGAAGAATGTAGCTTCTGCTGGTGACGTGACGGTCCAAGTACAGCCGGATGGGAAAACAGCATTAGTATATGTATTAGGGGTGCAATCGGGTATTGCAGCGTATGAATTAACAATCGTTGGAGGAAAATAG
- a CDS encoding tetratricopeptide repeat-containing sensor histidine kinase yields the protein MTLARITLVFILTLTFFVLFGQEDGFPTLKSKLAGTKTTEEKALLYYETADTLAYADSVRAIALIEKGMHLAKRYPYQEGIGYFYLGRRYIDYSLHRADLAFDQAISRIEAFKTKEAYLYLSRAWGNKGVIAQANDDNNTFIKLFLEKAIPFAGLAGDSLRMADCYANVALPFMNHGDQDKAIYYLQKSLAIFKRLAPQDLRQIDLYAHLTRVNIEKENLEEAYKNLKAGHRLLTLAKESIYAPNFHAMEAMYYIQVQNWSAATKAIDQGLAVAKKLQNKNEMRTLLYQRAEQFRLQRKWAEARDVLLSLERDGYILMATDKKKLYGALASLEKESGDDKAANHWLAKQVEISDQILASETIAKIADLEAKYNLVQKEKELLLSRERAEKQQRWIWAIVMCLLLALAFFYYWWRSRRLKNAREVQNLKQQQQIELGKALLVGEENERVRLARDLHDGLGGMLAGIKLNLSQMLHVKQTFEEQDLQQTIDRLGNSVQELRRISRNMMPESLAQSGLEVALRDLCVDSKLPGLQISCSFFDLNNVRSAQVNVMIYRIVQELIGNALKHAKASKIMLQCSQADEHFFITIEDNGQGFDTKQNTHAGQGLKNIKNRVDLLSGKLEIDSTREGTVINIELYVGQ from the coding sequence ATGACACTGGCTAGGATCACACTAGTTTTTATTTTGACCTTGACTTTCTTTGTCTTATTCGGACAGGAGGATGGATTTCCAACGCTTAAATCGAAATTGGCTGGGACAAAGACTACGGAGGAAAAAGCACTTCTTTATTATGAGACTGCGGATACGCTAGCTTATGCGGATAGTGTAAGAGCCATTGCCCTAATTGAAAAAGGCATGCATTTAGCGAAGCGCTATCCCTATCAAGAGGGAATCGGCTATTTCTACTTAGGTCGACGATATATTGACTATTCGCTTCACCGTGCTGATCTTGCTTTTGATCAGGCGATATCGCGGATTGAAGCCTTCAAGACCAAAGAGGCTTACCTATATTTAAGCCGCGCTTGGGGCAACAAAGGCGTAATTGCGCAGGCCAATGACGATAATAATACGTTTATTAAACTGTTTCTAGAGAAAGCAATCCCCTTTGCTGGATTGGCGGGAGATAGTCTTCGTATGGCCGATTGTTATGCGAATGTGGCACTGCCTTTTATGAATCATGGAGACCAGGATAAAGCAATTTATTACCTCCAGAAATCGCTAGCCATTTTTAAACGATTAGCGCCTCAAGACTTACGACAGATTGATTTATATGCCCATTTAACGAGGGTGAATATTGAGAAGGAGAATTTGGAGGAGGCCTATAAGAATCTAAAGGCGGGTCATCGCTTGCTGACATTAGCAAAAGAATCCATCTATGCGCCGAATTTCCATGCAATGGAGGCCATGTATTACATACAGGTTCAGAATTGGTCAGCTGCGACAAAGGCCATTGATCAAGGTCTTGCGGTCGCGAAAAAATTGCAGAATAAAAATGAAATGCGAACCTTACTCTATCAACGAGCGGAGCAATTTAGACTGCAGCGGAAATGGGCAGAGGCAAGAGATGTCCTGCTTTCTTTAGAGCGGGATGGATATATCTTAATGGCGACCGATAAGAAGAAATTATATGGGGCTTTGGCCTCTTTAGAAAAAGAATCGGGTGATGACAAGGCCGCTAATCATTGGTTAGCGAAACAGGTAGAGATATCCGATCAGATTTTGGCGAGTGAAACCATCGCTAAGATTGCCGACTTAGAGGCTAAATACAATCTTGTTCAAAAAGAAAAGGAACTTCTATTGAGTCGTGAAAGAGCCGAGAAGCAGCAACGCTGGATTTGGGCGATTGTGATGTGTCTGCTCTTAGCGCTTGCGTTTTTCTACTATTGGTGGCGAAGCCGTCGCCTGAAGAATGCACGGGAGGTTCAAAATCTAAAGCAACAACAGCAGATTGAACTAGGCAAAGCCTTATTGGTTGGTGAAGAGAATGAACGTGTTCGCCTTGCGCGTGATCTTCATGATGGCTTAGGGGGCATGCTTGCCGGGATTAAGCTGAATCTATCGCAAATGCTGCATGTAAAGCAGACCTTTGAGGAACAAGATTTGCAGCAAACTATCGATCGTTTAGGGAATTCTGTGCAAGAGTTACGTCGTATTTCTAGAAATATGATGCCCGAGTCACTGGCACAATCTGGATTGGAGGTCGCCCTACGCGATTTATGTGTGGACTCCAAGCTTCCTGGTTTGCAGATATCCTGTTCTTTCTTTGATCTAAATAACGTGCGTTCTGCGCAAGTGAATGTTATGATTTATCGAATCGTTCAGGAGCTTATTGGTAATGCTTTAAAACATGCGAAGGCCAGTAAAATTATGCTACAATGTAGTCAGGCGGATGAGCATTTTTTTATTACCATTGAAGATAATGGTCAAGGCTTTGATACCAAGCAGAACACGCATGCGGGGCAAGGGCTCAAGAATATTAAAAATAGGGTAGACCTGCTATCAGGGAAGCTAGAAATTGATAGTACAAGAGAGGGAACCGTAATCAATATTGAATTATATGTCGGACAATAA